GGGCACAGTCCACGCATATTGAGGCAAACGCTTTCAACAGAATATTCTTCTTCTAACGAAATAGTCGAATACAGGCCTGGAATGGCCAAATCGAAGATGCGATTGCATGAACGACATTGAAAATGAGCGTGCGTAGAGACGTCGCCGTCGAAGCGTGCGTTACGGCCATCGATATCGATCATGATCGCCACACCCTTGCGGATAAACAGTTTCATGGTGTTGTAAACCGTTGTTTTGGAGAGGGAAGGGATCTTAGGCAAGAGCTTCAGATGGATCTCTTCGGCCGTAGGGTGGGTATGGTTGTCTAATAGAAATTGCATGATGGCAATTCGCTGCGTAGAGGGCCTGATGCCATGATCCATCAGGTATTTTCGCGTTAATCTTGATTCTGGCTGCTTCATGTAAAATCTCTTTTATTGGGGGCAAAGATAGAAGGAATATCTATCTGCACCCCCTCGCAATGGGCATACATGCTGCGAACTATACAAAAAATCTGTACGAAACACATTCCAAACGCGAGTTCGGCGAAAGAATGAGGATCCGTATCCCGGAAGAATGTCTTTGATAGAGCGCTAAAGGCAGCGCAGAGCTTTTGGAAATGCTTGCAGCAACGCTGCAAATGCCTCGAGAAACTTTTTGGTGTTTGCAGAACTTCTGCAAACGCCAAAATGGGGAAAAGCGCGCTTGCAGAAGTCCTGCAAACGCCAAAATGGGGAAAAGCGCGCTTGCAGAAGTTCTGCAAACGCCAAAATGGAGAAAAGGGCCTTTGCAGAAGTTCTGCAAACGCCAAAATGGGGAAAAGCGCGCTTGCAGAAGTTCTGCAAACGCCAAAATGGAGAAAAGGGCCCTTGCAGAAGTTCTGCAAACGCCAAAATGGGGAAAAGCGCGCTTGCAGAAGTTCTGCAAACGCCAAAATGGGAAAAAGGGCCCTTGCAGGAACGCTGCAAATGCCCCGAAAAACTTTTTGGCGTTTGCAACAGTGTTGCAAGTCTCACGAAAAACTTTCTGGCGTTTGCAACATTGTTGCAAGCATTTCCGAAAACGATTAGACCATCGCATGGCTCCCGTAGAAACTCTCTGCGGGCTTTATTCTGACGTCGAGCCCCACGCGTGATCATTCGCCTCGTTAACATTCGGATATACGTAATGTTACGTATAGGACGGCTGGAAGAGGTAGGCGTAACTTTGCCCTCGAAATCAAGACACGGTTACGATGGAAACGGAAAAGATGAGCAGAGAAGATTTGGTGATGCGAGCTAAGCGACTGGATCGCTATTGCGAGTTGCTCATTGAGCAATGCGACAATTGGCTGGCAGCTCCGGATTATGAATACAAGGAGACGCTGTGGGGACAAAAAGGGGTGGCACGGAAACGGGGCGAACCCTCGGATCAAAAGCCGAAATGATGCGGGGAGAAGGGAGACAGACCATACATTTTTAATCTATACGAATCATGGCTTATACTGAGACAACAAGCACGAGCTACGGCCAACGCCTGGCCGGCTCAGCGAAGGGAATGATCGGCGGGCTGATGATGTTCATCATCGGCACATGCCTACTGTGGTGGAACGAGGGACGGACGGTGAGAACGGCCAAGGCCATCGGCGATGCGGCATCGCACGTGGAGTCTGTGGCGGACGTCTCGAGGGTCGACGCCTCGCTCAACGGCAAGCTGATCCATGCGTCAGCCTTTGCCGACACGAAGGACACGCTCACGGACGACCTTTTCGGCGTGCGCGAGCAGGCTATAAAGCTTGACCGCAAGGTGGAGTATTACCAGTGGGTGGAGCACTCACAGAGGAAAAAGCGCGATAAGGTCGGCGGCGGTGAGGAGACGATCACGACGTACACCTACGAGCAGGAGTGGGTCAAGAAGCCGGTCAACTCGAGTAACTTCAAGGAGTCGCGATATCGGAACGCCAACCGGGTGTTGAGCGAGGTGGAGGAGCGCAACGAGATGGCGCAGCACGTGACGTTCGGGGCCTACACGCTGCCCGAGTCGTTCGTCGCATCGATCAGTGGTAGCGAGCCCGTCGAGGTGCGCATGACGGAGGAGCAACGCTTTACGTGGAATGAGCGGCTACATATGCTCAGGCCGAAGGTGAATACTGAGACGTCGTTAGTGCACACGAGCGCGAACACGGTCTACTTGGGACTCTCGCCCAACAGTCCGCAGGTCGGTGACGTACGCGTGACCTTCACCAAGGTGCCACCGGCGGACATCTCGCTGATCGCCCAGGTGGACGGCTCGACGTTCAAGGCTTACAGGGCCAAGAACGGGCAGAGCTTCTCGCGGTTGCAGATGGGTACGGTGAGCGCGGACGAGATGATCGAGCAGGCTCGGTCAGAGAACAACATGTTGACCTGGGTGCTGCGTCTGGTGGGTGTACTGCTCATCGTGATCGGCCTGAAGGGCATGTTCGGATTGCTGCCGATGCTGTTTAAGGTGCTGCCGTTCTTGGGTAGCATAGTCGATGCCGGTGTGGGGCTGGTCAGCTGGATATTAGGGCTGGCGTGGTCATTTATCATCATCGCCATCGCATGGCTTGTCTTCCGGCCGATCATTGGCATCTCGCTGCTTGTGCTGGCCATTGCGGGCATCGTGTTCCTGAAGCGCCGTGGAAAGAAGAACGAAGAGAAACAACCTGCATAAACCCTATAAACCATTCATATGAAACGCTATTGCATCTCCCTATTGGCTGTGCTGACGCTGTCAGCATCGGCCCAGACGAAAGAGTTTACGATTCTGGCCACGAACGATATGCACGCGGCGGTGGAGAACTTCTCCCGCTTTGCGGCCATCGTGGACAGTGTGCGCGAGTTGCACCCCGACCTGCTGCTGCTCTCAGGCGGCGACAATCGCACGGGCAACCCGATCAACGACATGTATCCCATCACGGGCTATCCCATGGTGGCGCTGATGAACCGCATCGGCTTCGACCTCTCGGCCGTCGGGAATCATGAGTTCGACTCCAAGCTCGACGGCTTTCGCGAGCTGATCAACCTCTCCAACTTTCGCTACGTATGCGCCAACATGTATCCCAACGATACGCTCCGGCTGCACATCGAGCCATACAAGTTCTTCGAGCGCGATGGCATCCGCTTCTGTATCCTCGGGTTCATACAGGTCAATCGCAACGGCATTCCAGACGCTCACCCGGACGCCATGCGGGGCATCACCTTCCGCTATCCCAACGACGTGGCGCCGGAATACAAATGGCTGCGTGACCGCTGCGACGTACTGATCCTGCTTACTCACAACGGCTATGAGGCGGACATAGAGTTGGCCAAGGTCTTCCCCGAGGCTGACCTCATCGTCGGTGGACACTCGCACACGCCGCTCGAGGGCAACCATCTGCACAGCGGCGTGCTGATCACGCAGGCGGGCAAGAAGCTGACGAACGTCACCGAGATCAAGCTGAAGCTGCAAGACGGTAAGGTCATCGACAAGCAGGCGCACCTGATCCGCATCGCTGACTGCCCCCGCATCGATACGGCCATTCAGGCGATGGTCGATAAGTTCAGCGACAACCCCTTCCTCAACCGTGTGCTGACGCAGGTGCCTAACGGATTCTCCTCGAAGCAGGAGCTGGGCTGCATGATGGCCGACGCGCAACGTGCCACCACGGGTGCCGACATTGCCATACAGAACTGCGGCGGTGTGCGCTACGAGACGCTCCCCAAGGGAGGCATGACGGTGGGCGATGTGCTCCGACTCGATCCCTTCGGCAACGAGATGATGATCTTCAACCTCACCGGCGCCGAGGTCAAGGAGCTGCTGAAGGCTATCTGCCGCGCTGACGACTACGGCCCCGCCTACGTCTCCGGCATCACGTATCAGATCGACCTGGGCCGCACGAATCGCGAGGTGAAGGCCATCAAGGTGAGGAATGAGAAGGGCGGCAAGTTCGACGAGAATCGCACCTACAAGGTGGCCGTCAACAGCTATGTGGCCTCCGTGGCCGACTATAAGCGCGGCGATAAGGACGGCACAAACCTGCACGTCAAGTCGGCCGACGAGATCATGAAGTACCTCGAGCAGCACCCCTCGATCGACTACAAGGGTGCTGTCCGTCGCACTTACACGGGCGGTGAGGACATGGAGAAATGAACGAGTAAAAACGGTCGTCCTAACGCGCTGTTGGTCGTGAAAAGAATGGAACGACCGAATACAAGAAGGGGCCTCCTCTTGGTGAGGAGACCCCTTCTACTTTTTGTATGCTTGTCTGTTGAGGGCTTACCCCAACCTTCTTTTCTTCCCTTGATGAAAGAAAAGAAGCAAAAGAAGATCAAGGCGCCAGGGGCGCCAGCCAAGTTGGCTAACTACATGATGTCGGGCGTCCCCTCTGTCGGAGCCGCCACACCATCGCCACCATTGTCCGTGATGTTCACGATGCGATCTACCACGTAGCGCGAATAGCCGCGCCAGGGCAGGGCACCGAGATACTCCGTGTAGTGCAGCTCGACGGTCTGGCCTCCGGCGTTCATCAGCTGTTCGGCCACCTCTTTGTCAGAGACGGAGAAAACGAACTCGTTCGACTGGAAGCCGCCCGTATCCGCCGGACGAATGCCGGCCTGAATCAGTCTTCCCTCGTAGGTCTTGAACACGATGCCTTTATAGACAACGTAATTCAGTCGGCCCGACTTCATGCCCGTGGCAAACGGGAAGTAGTAATAGAATCCGCCCACGATCAGTAAGGCGATCAGCACGATCGGCACAGCGACACGGAGCATTCGGCGCAGCTTGCGACGACGCTCTTCGGCGCGTTCCACTTTATCAACTAACGTCTGCATATGCGAGTGAGGGCTTTATTTGATTCCCAGTTTCGTGCGCAACGCCTTGGGCAGCGCGTCCTTGTGTACGGCGATGTTGATCGTCTTGTAGGCTACGAATGCCTCCGTAACGTACCAGATGCCTTTATACTTCGTGTCCGTGCCCCAGGAGTTCTTCACCATGTAATACTTACGACCCGTCTGATCCTTGGCGATGCCATAGATGAGCATGCCGTGGTCGTCCGTGGTTTGGAAGTTGTCGTAGGCCTGCTGGCGCAGCTCCTGCGTGACCTTGATCTCCTTGCAACCCGGGGCCTCGATCATCTTGCGCAGCTCCTCGTCCTTGGCCGAGCGAGAGAGGCCTACCCAACGCGCCTGATCAGAACCGGAGGTCTCGAGCGCCTTCACGTCGGCTGCGATGCCGATCCCATCGCGGGTGAAGCCCTTTTCGCTCACGTCGGTGCCCCAAGCGAGCGTATAGCCGGAGTTGATGGCGTTGTCGATCACCTCCATCAGTTCGTTGATAGGCACATTGTAGCTCTCTGACCAGCGCCAGTTATCCTCGATCTCGAGTGGGAACTGGGTGTAGAAGGGGTGGTGCGTGAAGGAGGTCAGTGAGACGTAGTCGTCGAAGTTCAGGCCCAGCGATTCGCCGTAGCTCTTGGGGGTGTACTGCTTGCCTTTGTAGGTGAACTTCTCGGGGATCTTGCCCAGATAGGCGTCGATCAGGGCGTCGAAGCCCTGCCTCCAGACGGGCGAGAGCTTGCCATTCTTGTTACCCACGACGGCTTTGACGTAGGCGGTGGCGATCTCCGCCAGCTCGTTGTGCACGTGGCTGTCCTCGCCATACTCGAGGCCGGTGTAGAGTTCGTTCGGCATAGCGCCGTAGTGCTTGAAGGCGTAGAGCACATCGTAGAACGATCCGCCCTGGGCGAAGTTCAGCATGCCATGCAGGCGCACATACTTGTCTGCCTTGTCCTTGTAAGAGTGGTTGACGATGAACATCTCCGAGAGGTCCACCTCGCCCTTGCCCGTGCGGAGCAGCTCAGACTCGATAAAGCCTACGCCGGAGAACGACCAGCACGTGCCCGTGCGGTTCTGGTTCTTAATCGGTGTAATCTTCAGCTCCTTGACGGTGGTAAACTGTAGGCCTTCGGTCTTGGCCTCGTCCTTCTTTGCATCCTGTGCATACGTTGCTGTGAGGGCCGTCATCATGACGCCCACGCCAGCCATAGTAATCCATCTTCTCATGTTATCTATCTGTACTTTTTATGATTGGTGCGCAAATATAGACAGTGCGACCAGAGGCGAAAGCGCAGCGACGAATCGGCGGCCGGTTCAGGGGGCTATTCGCAGCGCTCGAAAGTGAAAAGCCATGATTTTCGGCCCCACGCGCAACGCAGGGAGCAAAAAAGGGTCTCTTTCGGAGCCCTGCGCAACGCAGGGAGTGAAAAACAGCGCGTTTCGGTCCGTGCGATACGCGGCGGGTGCCTCGATCATTGATTTCGGTTTATGTGAGACCTTTGCGGCAGTTTCATCACGCGTAACACCCCTTCCTTATGAAATCGACAACGACCCGCAACCTGCTGCGACGCCGCGCCTTTCTCTTCACCCTCTTCCTCCTCTCCGTCGCCCTCTCCCTGCAAGCCCAGATGCTCTTCTCGGAAAACATGACGATGAAGATCGACAGCAGCAAGCCCATCCAAGGCACATTCTCCGCCATGGTCAACTTCAAGACCGAACACGAGGAACTTTTTGAGGTCAAGACCTTCTCAAACCTCAACATTCTGCTCGGGCGTCGCCATGTGATCAACCTCATGGGGCGCTTTGAATTCACCACCTATGGCAGCAAGATCACTGTAGACGAGGGCGATCTGCATGCCGAGTACCGCTACCTGTTGCAGCCCTCTTTTGAGGTCTATCCCTACGTCGAGGCCCAGTGGGCAGGCACGCGCGGTCTGATTCGCA
The sequence above is drawn from the Tannerella serpentiformis genome and encodes:
- a CDS encoding Fur family transcriptional regulator, with translation MKQPESRLTRKYLMDHGIRPSTQRIAIMQFLLDNHTHPTAEEIHLKLLPKIPSLSKTTVYNTMKLFIRKGVAIMIDIDGRNARFDGDVSTHAHFQCRSCNRIFDLAIPGLYSTISLEEEYSVESVCLNMRGLCPECNRRKQAESGAGATKTNRPTHPSIEQLLNENQAEEAMALQLESEM
- a CDS encoding TMEM43 family protein codes for the protein MAYTETTSTSYGQRLAGSAKGMIGGLMMFIIGTCLLWWNEGRTVRTAKAIGDAASHVESVADVSRVDASLNGKLIHASAFADTKDTLTDDLFGVREQAIKLDRKVEYYQWVEHSQRKKRDKVGGGEETITTYTYEQEWVKKPVNSSNFKESRYRNANRVLSEVEERNEMAQHVTFGAYTLPESFVASISGSEPVEVRMTEEQRFTWNERLHMLRPKVNTETSLVHTSANTVYLGLSPNSPQVGDVRVTFTKVPPADISLIAQVDGSTFKAYRAKNGQSFSRLQMGTVSADEMIEQARSENNMLTWVLRLVGVLLIVIGLKGMFGLLPMLFKVLPFLGSIVDAGVGLVSWILGLAWSFIIIAIAWLVFRPIIGISLLVLAIAGIVFLKRRGKKNEEKQPA
- a CDS encoding bifunctional metallophosphatase/5'-nucleotidase, translating into MKRYCISLLAVLTLSASAQTKEFTILATNDMHAAVENFSRFAAIVDSVRELHPDLLLLSGGDNRTGNPINDMYPITGYPMVALMNRIGFDLSAVGNHEFDSKLDGFRELINLSNFRYVCANMYPNDTLRLHIEPYKFFERDGIRFCILGFIQVNRNGIPDAHPDAMRGITFRYPNDVAPEYKWLRDRCDVLILLTHNGYEADIELAKVFPEADLIVGGHSHTPLEGNHLHSGVLITQAGKKLTNVTEIKLKLQDGKVIDKQAHLIRIADCPRIDTAIQAMVDKFSDNPFLNRVLTQVPNGFSSKQELGCMMADAQRATTGADIAIQNCGGVRYETLPKGGMTVGDVLRLDPFGNEMMIFNLTGAEVKELLKAICRADDYGPAYVSGITYQIDLGRTNREVKAIKVRNEKGGKFDENRTYKVAVNSYVASVADYKRGDKDGTNLHVKSADEIMKYLEQHPSIDYKGAVRRTYTGGEDMEK
- a CDS encoding C1 family peptidase, which encodes MRRWITMAGVGVMMTALTATYAQDAKKDEAKTEGLQFTTVKELKITPIKNQNRTGTCWSFSGVGFIESELLRTGKGEVDLSEMFIVNHSYKDKADKYVRLHGMLNFAQGGSFYDVLYAFKHYGAMPNELYTGLEYGEDSHVHNELAEIATAYVKAVVGNKNGKLSPVWRQGFDALIDAYLGKIPEKFTYKGKQYTPKSYGESLGLNFDDYVSLTSFTHHPFYTQFPLEIEDNWRWSESYNVPINELMEVIDNAINSGYTLAWGTDVSEKGFTRDGIGIAADVKALETSGSDQARWVGLSRSAKDEELRKMIEAPGCKEIKVTQELRQQAYDNFQTTDDHGMLIYGIAKDQTGRKYYMVKNSWGTDTKYKGIWYVTEAFVAYKTINIAVHKDALPKALRTKLGIK
- a CDS encoding DUF481 domain-containing protein, translating into MKSTTTRNLLRRRAFLFTLFLLSVALSLQAQMLFSENMTMKIDSSKPIQGTFSAMVNFKTEHEELFEVKTFSNLNILLGRRHVINLMGRFEFTTYGSKITVDEGDLHAEYRYLLQPSFEVYPYVEAQWAGTRGLIRKVSTGVQARYRPINTEHSLMFLTTALFYEAEDWKNLSGDTLSPPYGYNRNIRLHLSTSYRHRLSDKWEITATAIHQANPRYYFSRARFGGALDLKFHLSKVVGLRGTYRFIYDTSPVVPMRKMLTFTNAFLDIAF